One Strigops habroptila isolate Jane unplaced genomic scaffold, bStrHab1.2.pri NW_022045629.1_ctg1, whole genome shotgun sequence genomic window carries:
- the LOC115603287 gene encoding fat storage-inducing transmembrane protein 1-like, which translates to MASPLFPRAHALALALLVGLGPTLKARADPHSLLASPHNLLETRLLRSAGGWTALLLLALAVAALPLCRPTAGAVGRAAARWAVGAALGRGAPCWLGDALDAATGRCWARGVIHGGTLLLPYSDPQSCRSHGHRWEGFGVSPQAFALVHCGLGLAEEVGALGVLLRSPSPIAPSLMGPPSPMAPPPPSVGPPWQEEPIEEPKRPGTALSLLFLLNVALILLWHFLLAVTLTYRHDWPRNAAGAAIGWASWAITYRCWYRYPWSPGPPGLGLPAP; encoded by the exons ATGGCGTCCCCCCTCTTCCCCCGGGCCCACGCTCTGGCCCTGGCGCTACTTGTGGGGCTGGGCCCCACACTGAAGGCTCGAGCGGACCCCCACAGCCTCTTGGCTTCGCCCCATAACCTGCTGGAAAC GCGGCTGCTGCGCTCGGCGGGCGGTTGGacggcgctgctgctgctggcgctggCCGTGGCCGCGCTGCCCCTCTGCCGCCCCACAGCGGGCGCCGTGGGCCGCGCGGCGGCGCGCTGGGCCGTGGGGGCCGCGCTGGGCAGAGGCGCCCCCTGCTGGCTCGGCGACGCCTTGGACGCCGCGACGGGGCGGTGTTGGGCGCGGGGGGTCATCCATGGGGggaccctgctcctgccctaCAGCGACCCCCAGAGCTGCCGCAGCCACGGGCACCGCTGGGAAGGGTTCGGGGTGTCCCCCCAAGCTTTCGCCTTGGTTCATTGCGGGTTGGGTTTGGCCGAAGAGGTGGGAGCTTTGGGGGTGCTGCT GAGGTCCCCATCGCCCATAGCCCCATCACTTATGGGGCCCCCATCCCCTATGGCCCCCCCCCCTCCGTCTGTGGGGCCACCCTGGCAAGAAGAACCCATAGAAGAGCCCAAACGTCCCGGCACGGCCTtgtccctcctcttcctcctcaacGTGGCCTTGATCCTCCTCTGGCACTTCCTATTGGCCGTCACCTTGACCTACCGTCACGATTGGCCGAGGAACGCGGCCGGCGCCGCCATTGGCTGGGCCTCGTGGGCCATCACCTATCGCTGCTGGTACCGCTACCCGTGGTCACCCGGACCTCCTGGTTTGGGTCTTCCAGCACCTTAA